DNA from Tripterygium wilfordii isolate XIE 37 chromosome 4, ASM1340144v1, whole genome shotgun sequence:
AGAAACCTCATTATGATAAACGACAAATAATAACTTCCACATTTgcacaaagaataaaaaatcaaaatcgtaATTCGAAATATTACACAACAAACAAACATGTCTACATTATATTGGCATGATTAATCCAAACATCTCTTAGATGGTGCATATCAGTCAACATGCCTATCTCAATTCTCAAGCTGACTCAAttatagaaaagagaaaaccaAACCAATAATTCTAAGTATAATTATGAATATGGAGGCATGTGCCAAAACCAGACAATACCTAGTAGAAAGATCCCATGTAAACCAACtcataaaaaaagataaaataccTGTAAATAATGTTTGAGTTCATATTTGAGCCCCTACTGAATCTTCCGAATCCAGCAAGCGGATCAGCAGAACCAAGATGCATGCCTTTGCTGAAGTCAGAGCTTAAGTTCACATCTGAGCTGTCATCTTGAAGAAGTTGTTCTTCGCTGGAAAAGATATAGGAATGTGTCAATGACTAAACATTTACTTGGTTTTCTATCTAAAATCAATAAGACCTTAGTTCATCTTTCATCACTAAAACCTGGACAATGCTTCTTAGTTCATTTGACAAGACACCTTATTACAAATTATTTGAAAAGGTACAATTCCTAATGCTTAAATTGATATTCATTTATTTAATCATCTCTCAATCCATTAGTTCTTTTACTGAAGTAGCACACATTTTATGTGAGAGTATCTAGTTCCAGTCTAAATTGTCCTGAAGCTTTCAATAATTTAAGCTTCAACCTCTTTCTCTACCACAAAGTTGCACGAAGAAACTCataaattcaatttcttatgcATTACACTCAATTATGTAGCATCCAAAGCACTTACTGTGGGAAAAGCTGGTTTAAGCTAAAATATTCTACCATCACAAATACTTTATTTGAGAAATTTGGATTCTATAATCCTTTGCTTCTTTTTAACAATTATTCAAACACTAAAAACGCAGTATTTTGCACACCCTATATGCCGATTGTCCTTGCAAATAATAGATTAATGCACGGTACCAAAACGGAAATCCCAGCACATCTCAAATCAAGTTTCAAGTTTAAATGAGCGGTTATTGTTGGCTTACCTGTAGTATGGATCCCAATCTCCAGGATCCGGCAATGACTGAGATACATCAGGCTTATCATGATTTTCCCCTGTGCTTTGAGTAAGTTGCATACTGGAACCGAGTCTAAAGGAACCTGGCATGTTTTTAACGTAACCCGCACCAACTCCGCCGCCTTGCTGTAGCTTCAAGCTCGCAGACCCTGAACTTAACTGCAGATGCGAGGGTGAACCACCAAGTCCTTGAGGATTCCCCTCAGCTTGGCTAGAGCTTGCACCCTCAGTAGTTTGTCCTTGCCAATGTGAGGATGAGCTATCCTGAGTTTGAGAACTTCCAGAATATCCCCAACTTTTTCTTCTATTGAAATTGCTGACTGCAGCCATTTTACCTAAAGGTGACCCATGACAACTGCTTCTTGCAGGAGAGGTTGGTCCATATTGTCCAGGAGAGCCAGCTGAAACTTGACCGTAAGAGCTTAGTGGAGTGAACTGTGAAGGACTAGTGCCAAGGGGCAGTGGAGCAAAGCTTCCTGCTGATGGGCTGGCACCTAGTCCATTTCCATGGGAGTATGAAATAATCCTCCGTCTTGCTTCAGGACTACTTCCAAGCATTGACATGCTATTCTGTGCACACATGTTCATCCCAGATGGACCAACAGGTGAATAATATGCAAACATATTGCTACCATCTCCATAACTTCCATAGCTGCTTCCTAACCCAATACCATCATTATAGCTACCGTGGCTTCCTATACTGCCATAACTGCTAGCATGTGCATAAGGCCCCATCTGAATATGTGGACCGTTATGCAAGGCAACTCTACTCCTGCCCGTAAGCTGCAAAAAGAGTAAGGTACTACTATGAGTTTCcagttctttttctcttttccactaTTTCATGTGGACAGAGTTATAATTCAGGCAGttttaaatgaaaaagaaatttatcGAAATGCATTCAACCTGCGATAATTAAAATCACGGATTATAAAGACCCCGTAAACTCACATTGGGGGAGAGACCTGCGGCAAACCAATGCCCTCCACCAGGGTGATGATCCACCTTGAGATTTTGAGCTACGGGCTACAGAAGGGATTGGGAGGAAGAAAAAGGACCATATGTGTCAGAATGGTAAACTAATAATGTTGAAGATTCAACTTAAAATGAGACCAAGGTCATGAAACGCACTCAAAAGAAAACCTATCCTATTTATGGCTAAAATATATTAGATTAGTCAAGCGCAAACGTAAATTAATACTGGCATCAAAAAGTCGAAATATATCTATGAAGCCAAGCAAAAAGGCCTAAAAACAGAAATAAGGATACACACTTTTCCAATACTGaaatactttatttcaaaactCAGTTATTTTGTTTTGCACATGTAAATTATCTCAATTAGGAGAAGAGCCCTGAGCAAAGTCATACTAACATacaaaaattcatcaaaaatccACATGGAAAAACAGTTGGGATGAAGTTTGAAAAGTGTTGCAatagcattgtactatattggAAGTTGAAAACCAAGTCAAAAGGCGCAAACACTACCCCACTAACCATGTGACGAGTCTCTGGGGGAGGCTTGTAAGGGCATGTGAAGGGTTCCCCCGTCACAAAAGGATGTTTTGAAGCCTGCAGGAAAAAAGTGCAAACTGTAATTGCCCATAGCTTAGAGAGATCATATTCAATAGAAACAGAATGAAGTCTCAGAAGACGAAACCGCTGACAAGTGCAAACTTTATTACTTGAAAAGGTGACCAGCGTTTGGCAGGATCAAACTCAACAAGTCCCCTTAAGAAATCAATCAAGGCCAATCTTATTTGACTTTCTGTTACAAAGTAATAATATGGCAGCTGTAAAATAATTCATCAAAAAACATGATAAATTAAGAGAATGTATGACCCTATCCACTACTTTCAATAAATGAATAAGATGCTAACCTCTAATGATATCTTCTTCTGGTAAGTTTTTTCTGTAAGGATAATTTGTGACAATCGCTTCAAGGTTCATATGATTGAAATACTCTTTTCCAATCACTGGTCTTTTCAACTCTCTCTGAACAAAAACAAGAAGCCACTAGAATTAGGCTGAGAATATCTATCAACACAAGAAATTATGAAGGgaacaaaattaaacaaaagaaaataaggatAACAATCTTGTTAAATTACTCAGGTGCTAGAAGCAACAAGATTGACAAAAAATAAGTTGAAGACCTATACCTATAGGCTATAAGTCGCAAAcaatttcttcattttattaattcacatttactggaaagcataaaatgaaaacTTACAGCTTCATATTCCTCCACTGTTAATGCTTGGTAAGCACTTCTGCCACCCATAGGTTCACCATTCTCTTGATTGTGGGCAGTCCCAATGCATTTAAAGAACTTACTTGTGTTTTTTGCTGCCTTTAGTACATAATCAGGGGGTTGTCCTCTACAACATTTCAACCATAAGTAAAAGGTTGTTCAAACAAATTGCAAAAGGAAAACCAGCTAATGGGTAATGACTACCAAGAGCATCATTTTAACTCAGCTTGCATAACttaatgaccaaatatcaattttttaaaggagaaaaaacagaaaagaaacaaCAGCAATGACAAGACCAACAGACGATAAACCAGTTTATACTACAACAAGAGTTAACTATGATAATATGTGCCTGTATTTGAA
Protein-coding regions in this window:
- the LOC119997135 gene encoding dual specificity protein kinase YAK1 homolog isoform X4, whose protein sequence is MDDASPSNGKAGQARTTAEVGTDSSRWLPKEVAFAPYLRQEIESSNHKAQTLSVVVRKPFVARLTKDIIATYQTCNPQFKYSEELNPKRYLTSPSIGVNNDGFDNVNSDLILAVNFALVNSDRQRRYVVKDVLGHGTFGQVAKCWAAETNSFVAVKIIKNQPAYYQQALVEVSILTTLNKKYDPEDKHHIVRIYDYFVYQRHLCISFELLDTNLYELIKINHFRGLSLSIVQLFSKQILHGLALLKDAGIIHCDLKPENILLCTSVKPAEIKIIDFGSACMEDRTVYSYIQSRYYRSPEVLLGYQYTTAIDMWSFGCIVAELFLGLPLFPGASEFDLLRRMIEILGGQPPDYVLKAAKNTSKFFKCIGTAHNQENGEPMGGRSAYQALTVEEYEARELKRPVIGKEYFNHMNLEAIVTNYPYRKNLPEEDIIRESQIRLALIDFLRGLVEFDPAKRWSPFQASKHPFVTGEPFTCPYKPPPETRHMPVAQNLKVDHHPGGGHWFAAGLSPNLTGRSRVALHNGPHIQMGPYAHASSYGSIGSHGSYNDGIGLGSSYGSYGDGSNMFAYYSPVGPSGMNMCAQNSMSMLGSSPEARRRIISYSHGNGLGASPSAGSFAPLPLGTSPSQFTPLSSYGQVSAGSPGQYGPTSPARSSCHGSPLGKMAAVSNFNRRKSWGYSGSSQTQDSSSSHWQGQTTEGASSSQAEGNPQGLGGSPSHLQLSSGSASLKLQQGGGVGAGYVKNMPGSFRLGSSMQLTQSTGENHDKPDVSQSLPDPGDWDPYYSEEQLLQDDSSDVNLSSDFSKGMHLGSADPLAGFGRFSRGSNMNSNIIYRQNGPIQTFSHVEVGNPPSGHDQHAGYGRSMYKNSHFIPHVSQNSPSRFGQQPVQRLNQGNHSSVRGTELNHMKVQLPPSSFHSGGQRSPGSSSFNNGMSWGHRANHPTTSIPPTSRGRKDYGRIS
- the LOC119997135 gene encoding dual specificity protein kinase YAK1 homolog isoform X2; the protein is MDDASPSNGKAGQARTTAEVGTDSSRWLPKEVAFAPYLRQEIESSNHKAQTLSVVVRKPFVARLTKDIIATYQTCNPQFKYSEELNPKRYLTSPSIGVNNDGFDNVNSDLILAVNFALVNSDRQRRYVVKDVLGHGTFGQVAKCWAAETNSFVAVKIIKNQPAYYQQALVEVSILTTLNKKYDPEDKHHIVRIYDYFVYQRHLCISFELLDTNLYELIKINHFRGLSLSIVQLFSKQILHGLALLKDAGIIHCDLKPENILLCTSVKPAEIKIIDFGSACMEDRTVYSYIQSRYYRSPEVLLGYQYTTAIDMWSFGCIVAELFLGLPLFPGASEFDLLRRMIEILGGQPPDYVLKAAKNTSKFFKCIGTAHNQENGEPMGGRSAYQALTVEEYEARELKRPVIGKEYFNHMNLEAIVTNYPYRKNLPEEDIIRESQIRLALIDFLRGLVEFDPAKRWSPFQASKHPFVTGEPFTCPYKPPPETRHMPVAQNLKVDHHPGGGHWFAAGLSPNLTGRSRVALHNGPHIQMGPYAHASSYGSIGSHGSYNDGIGLGSSYGSYGDGSNMFAYYSPVGPSGMNMCAQNSMSMLGSSPEARRRIISYSHGNGLGASPSAGSFAPLPLGTSPSQFTPLSSYGQVSAGSPGQYGPTSPARSSCHGSPLGKMAAVSNFNRRKSWGYSGSSQTQDSSSSHWQGQTTEGASSSQAEGNPQGLGGSPSHLQLSSGSASLKLQQGGGVGAGYVKNMPGSFRLGSSMQLTQSTGENHDKPDVSQSLPDPGDWDPYYSEEQLLQDDSSDVNLSSDFSKGMHLGSADPLAGFGRFSRGSNMNSNIIYRQNGPIQTFSHVEVGNPPSGHDQHAGYGRSMYKNSHFIPHVSQNSPSRFGQQPVQRLNQGNHSSVRGTELNHMKGIGLIIPPQVFRLHLEEERTMAGFPSAVIQLNFFTGRDCVPIVHKKVVFQQLTCLVGSY
- the LOC119997135 gene encoding dual specificity protein kinase YAK1 homolog isoform X3; this encodes MDDASPSNGKAGQARTTAEVGTDSSRWLPKEVAFAPYLRQEIESSNHKAQTLSVVVRKPFVARLTKDIIATYQTCNPQFKYSEELNPKRYLTSPSIGVNNDGFDNVNSDLILAVNFALVNSDRQRRYVVKDVLGHGTFGQVAKCWAAETNSFVAVKIIKNQPAYYQQALVEVSILTTLNKKYDPEDKHHIVRIYDYFVYQRHLCISFELLDTNLYELIKINHFRGLSLSIVQLFSKQILHGLALLKDAGIIHCDLKPENILLCTSVKPAEIKIIDFGSACMEDRTVYSYIQSRYYRSPEVLLGYQYTTAIDMWSFGCIVAELFLGLPLFPGASEFDLLRRMIEILGGQPPDYVLKAAKNTSKFFKCIGTAHNQENGEPMGGRSAYQALTVEEYEARELKRPVIGKEYFNHMNLEAIVTNYPYRKNLPEEDIIRESQIRLALIDFLRGLVEFDPAKRWSPFQVIKFALASKHPFVTGEPFTCPYKPPPETRHMPVAQNLKVDHHPGGGHWFAAGLSPNLTGRSRVALHNGPHIQMGPYAHASSYGSIGSHGSYNDGIGLGSSYGSYGDGSNMFAYYSPVGPSGMNMCAQNSMSMLGSSPEARRRIISYSHGNGLGASPSAGSFAPLPLGTSPSQFTPLSSYGQVSAGSPGQYGPTSPARSSCHGSPLGKMAAVSNFNRRKSWGYSGSSQTQDSSSSHWQGQTTEGASSSQAEGNPQGLGGSPSHLQLSSGSASLKLQQGGGVGAGYVKNMPGSFRLGSSMQLTQSTGENHDKPDVSQSLPDPGDWDPYYSEEQLLQDDSSDVNLSSDFSKGMHLGSADPLAGFGRFSRGSNMNSNIIYRQNGPIQTFSHVEVGNPPSGHDQHAGYGRSMYKNSHFIPHVSQNSPSRFGQQPVQRLNQGNHSSVRGTELNHMKVQLPPSSFHSGGQRSPGSSSFNNGMSWGHRANHPTTSIPPTSRGRKDYGRIS
- the LOC119997135 gene encoding dual specificity protein kinase YAK1 homolog isoform X1; this encodes MDDASPSNGKAGQARTTAEVGTDSSRWLPKEVAFAPYLRQEIESSNHKAQTLSVVVRKPFVARLTKDIIATYQTCNPQFKYSEELNPKRYLTSPSIGVNNDGFDNVNSDLILAVNFALVNSDRQRRYVVKDVLGHGTFGQVAKCWAAETNSFVAVKIIKNQPAYYQQALVEVSILTTLNKKYDPEDKHHIVRIYDYFVYQRHLCISFELLDTNLYELIKINHFRGLSLSIVQLFSKQILHGLALLKDAGIIHCDLKPENILLCTSVKPAEIKIIDFGSACMEDRTVYSYIQSRYYRSPEVLLGYQYTTAIDMWSFGCIVAELFLGLPLFPGASEFDLLRRMIEILGGQPPDYVLKAAKNTSKFFKCIGTAHNQENGEPMGGRSAYQALTVEEYEARELKRPVIGKEYFNHMNLEAIVTNYPYRKNLPEEDIIRESQIRLALIDFLRGLVEFDPAKRWSPFQVIKFALASKHPFVTGEPFTCPYKPPPETRHMPVAQNLKVDHHPGGGHWFAAGLSPNLTGRSRVALHNGPHIQMGPYAHASSYGSIGSHGSYNDGIGLGSSYGSYGDGSNMFAYYSPVGPSGMNMCAQNSMSMLGSSPEARRRIISYSHGNGLGASPSAGSFAPLPLGTSPSQFTPLSSYGQVSAGSPGQYGPTSPARSSCHGSPLGKMAAVSNFNRRKSWGYSGSSQTQDSSSSHWQGQTTEGASSSQAEGNPQGLGGSPSHLQLSSGSASLKLQQGGGVGAGYVKNMPGSFRLGSSMQLTQSTGENHDKPDVSQSLPDPGDWDPYYSEEQLLQDDSSDVNLSSDFSKGMHLGSADPLAGFGRFSRGSNMNSNIIYRQNGPIQTFSHVEVGNPPSGHDQHAGYGRSMYKNSHFIPHVSQNSPSRFGQQPVQRLNQGNHSSVRGTELNHMKGIGLIIPPQVFRLHLEEERTMAGFPSAVIQLNFFTGRDCVPIVHKKVVFQQLTCLVGSY